From Pyrenophora tritici-repentis strain M4 chromosome 1, whole genome shotgun sequence, the proteins below share one genomic window:
- a CDS encoding Atrophin-1 multi-domain protein, with the protein MDALSGKNSTGRRVSLLNDGPAPPPQLVRLPSITPSLQSRTSSYSSSPAASPPTPRLVRSDSSDSNMQTPSPITPDFAFEQAMDSPVFAQNNFFPPLHHQVQMPYHPQHHQQQPSYFRPDHMQDQQHQEPAALNTRPKKNSYPCPMAKTYNCQDYFTTSGHAARHAKKHTGKKDAYCPECNKAFTRKDNMEQHRRTHQSGRNAAKTGDRDVKKAKHQAKRPRPAPLQTAMPSLSQLSYGLDALAIAASGEKRKFESH; encoded by the exons ATGGACGCCTTGTCCGGCAAGAATTCGACAGGTCGCAGAGTGTCATTGCTAAACGACGGCCCGGCGCCTCCACCTCAACTTGTCCGACTCCCCTCCATTACTCCTTCTCTCCAGTCCCGGACCTCTAGCTACTCATCCTCACCTGCCGCCTCACCACCCACCCCTCGCCTTGTCCGCAGCGACTCGTCCGACTCAAACATGCAGACCCCCTCGCCCATCACTCCAGACTTTGCCTTTGAGCAGGCCATGGACTCGCCCGTCTTTGCCCAGAACAACTTCTTCCCGCCCCTCCACCACCAAGTCCAGATGCCCTACCACCCCCAGCATCACCAGCAGCAGCCCAGTTACTTCCGCCCCGACCACATGCAAGACCAGCAGCACCAGGAGCCCGCCGCCCTCAACACACGGCCCAAGAAGAACAGCTACCCGTGCCCCATGGCCAAGACATACAATTGCCAGGACTACTTCACCACCTCAGGCCACGCTGCCCGCCACGCCAAGAAGCACACGGGTAAGAAGGATGCCTATTGTCCCGAGTGCAACAAGGCCTTCACCCGCAAAGACAACATGGAGCAGCACCGCCGCACACACCAGAGCGGTCGCAACGCTGCCAAGACCGGCGATCGCGACGTCAAAAAGGCCAAACACCAGGCTAAGCGGCCTAGGCCCGCCCCCCTCCAAACAGCCATGCCCTCTTTGTCCCAACT CTCTTATGGCCTCGATGCACTGGCAATAGCTGCGAGCGGTGAGAAGCGCAAGTTTGAGTCACATTAA